TTGTCTGCAGCAGTATGGCGGCCTAATTCTTTGCGAGCACGCTTACGAATCTGCTCAACTTCTTTAAAACCATTTTCAAAATTTTCAATTGCGCGATACGCAGCACTCAACAGCACCTCTACTTGCTCAGTAGAGTCGCCAATATTTCTTTTCTTAACTTCGCCCAGGCGATGCCAGAGCGCATCAATTAGCTGTTGACGACGGCTTGGGCTATCTAATAAATCATCTTGCAAGAAGGGGTTGCGCTGAACTACCCAGATATCCCCCAGGATTTCGAACAACATTCGCGCAGAACGGCCAGTACGACGAACACCGCGCAGATCATTTAGAACGCGCCATGACTCCTCGCCCAACAAACGAATAACAATCTCTCGATCAGAAAAGGAGGTGTAGTTGTAGGGAATTTCACGCAGGCGGGGGGAACCTGCCTCAGCGTCCAACAACTGGTTCAAAGCTAATGGGGCGTTCATAGCGACATATTTGATAAATAAGCATTTTAATTGAGCAAACCTGATACTGGCAGGATTCCTGGAAAGTTGCTCCCGAAATGGATAAACCCTTGCAAATCTAAAGGCTTAGAAGCCATCCGTGGTACGCTCATCGGATGGCAACGAACTATTTAAAGAAAATTTTATCGGCTCGCGTCTATGACGTAGCCAGAGAAACCGAGCTTCAGCTCGCCCCAGAACTAACAAAACGTTTGGGTAACCAGGCTCTCCTTAAAAGAGAGGATAACCAGCCGGTTTTCTCATTCAAACTCCGTGGCGCCTATAACAAAATGGCCCATTTACCCCCAGAAGCCCTAAAACGGGGGGTAATCGCTGCTTCAGCAGGCAACCATGCCCAAGGCGTAGCCCTTTCTGCCGCCAAAATGAAGTGCAAAGCCGTCATCGTGATGCCGGTGACCACTCCGAGCGTCAAAATTGATGCAGTAAAGGCCAGAGGCGGATCTTGGGTTGAAGTCATCCTCCATGGCGAGTCTTACAGCGATGCTTTTAAGCACTCAGAAATTTTGGGCAAAAAACGAGGCCTAACCTTTGTTCATCCATTTGATGATCCTGATGTCATTGCAGGCCAAGGAACGATTGCCCATGAAATTTTTACTCAATACGAAAAACCCATCGATGCTGTCTTCGTAGCAATTGGTGGCGGCGGTTTGATTGCGGGTATTGGTGAATACATCAAAGCCGTCAGCCTAAAAACAAAAGTGATCGGCGTGCAAGCTTCCGATTCGGATGCGATGAATCAATCACTCAAAGCAAACAAACGTATTGAGATGAAAGACGTGGGTTTGTTCTCGGATGGTACTGCTGTGAAATTGGTCGGCAAAGAAACATTCCGCATTTGCAAAAAAGTAGTAGATGAAATTATTACTGTCGATACCGATGAAATCTGCGCAGCAATTAACGATGTCTTTACTGATACTCGCAGCATCCTTGAGCCTGCTGGCGCGCTAGCTATCGCAGGGATGAAGAAGTACGTAGAAAAGAAACGCATCAAGAAGAAAACCTTGGTGGCTGTGGCTTGCGGGGCCAATATGAACTTTAGCCGCCTTCGCTTTGTGGCCGAACGTGCAGATGTTGGCGAGTTCCGTGAAGCAGTATTTGCGGTAACCATTCCTGAAGAGCGCGGCTCTTTCAAACGCTTTTGTGAACTACTTGGCAAACGTAACGTTATGGAATTTAACTATCGTATTGGCGATCAAAGTGAAGCACATATTTTTGTTGGCATCAGCACACAAAAAGCCGGCGATAGTGAAGTCATCGCAAAGCATTTCCGAAAAGCAAAGTTTGCAACGATTGACCTCACGCATGATGAGCTAGCCAAGTCGCATTTACGTCACATGGTTGGCGGACACTCTGCACTTGCCAAAGATGAGTTGCTCTATCGCTTTGAATTCCCCGAGCGTCCAGGCGCTTTGATGAAATTCTTAACCAGCATGGCACCCAACTGGAATATCAGCCTGTTCCATTACCGCAATCATGGCGCAGACTACGGTCGCATTTTGGTAGGGCTTCAAGTTCCCAAGAATGAGCAGAAGAAATTCCAAAACTTCTTGGCCGGCCTAGGCTATCCGCATTGGGATGAAAGCAATAATCCCGCCTACCGCCTATTTCTCAAATAGGATTCAGCCGCAAGATGTCATATACGCTCACCGGAAAACTTGTCGTTGCGATTTCATCGCGCGCCCTGTTTGATTTTGAAGAAGAAAATCGCATTTTCGAATCTGCCGACGACAGCGCATATATGAAGTTGCAGCTTGAGCGTCTTAGTGAGGCAGCTCAAAAAGGGGTTGCATTTCCTCTAGTAAAAAAACTATTGGCGTTTAATGATGAGGGTGAACAACGAGTTGAAGTGGTGATCCTCTCCCGTAATGACCCCGTAAGCGGCTTGCGAGTCTTTCGCTCTGCAGAACACCATGGCTTGCATCTTGAGCGCGGTGTATTTACAAGAGGTCGTCCGCCCTACCATTACCTACGCTCGCTTCATGCCAACCTCTTCCTATCTGCAAATGAAGATGATGTGAGGGCAACTATTGATGCTGGTTTTCCAGCGGCCCGCGTATATCCAGAGTCCAGTAAAACCGCTGAATCTCATCCTAATGAAATTCGGATCGCATTTGACGGAGACGCAGTACTTTTTTCTGATGAAGCAGAGCAAGTATTTCAGAAAAAGGGGCTTGAAGCCTTTGTTGACCACGAGAGCAAAATGGTAGACATTCCTTTGCCTCCAGGCCCCTTTAAGCCTTTGCTTGAGGCTCTTCATAGGCTGCAACGCTCCACCAGCGAAAACGGTATGCGTATTCGTACTGCGCTGGTAACTGCGCGCTCTGCACCTGCACACGAACGCGCCATTCGAACCTTGATGGCATGGGGTATTGATGTAGATGAAGCCATGTTCTTAGGCGGCCTCTCCAAGAGCGAGTTCTTGCGAGAATTTGAGCCCGACTTTTTCTTTGATGATCAAACTGGCCACTGCCAATCGGCTGCATCAGTTGCACCCACCGGCCATGTTGTATCAGGTGTATCCAATAAAGCCAAGTAATAAAAAAATAAACAAAGTTATTTATGGCAACGTTACCGCTCGGTCAATCAACACAATACCCAGATCAATACGATCCAAACTTGTTGTTTCCCACTCCAAGAACAGAGAACAGAAAAAAGTTAGGTCTGACAGAAGGTCAAGCACTGCCATTTGTTGGTGTTGATATTTGGAGTGCCTTTGAGCTAAGCTGGCTCAATAAAAAAGGAAAGCCGCAGATTGCATTGGCGGAGTTTCAAATTCCTGCCGACTCACCAAACATGATTGAGTCAAAATCATTCAAGCTTTACCTCAACAGCCTCAATAGCGCGCGCTTCGAGGATGAGAATGAAGTTAAAGAGAAGCTTATTGCTGACTTATCAGCAGTTGCTGGTAGCAAGATCACTACTCGTATTAACCCAACGGAATCAATCTCCAAAAAAGGGATGCAGGAGATGAGCGGGATTTTGATGGATAGATTGGATATTGAGGTAGATCCCAGTCTGGCTGCAGACCCAAGCCTGTTGGGCGTGAACGAATCCTTTGGCCCGATTGAGCAATGCTTAGTATCACACCTTCTGAAATCTAATTGCCCTGTAACTGGCCAGCCAGATTGGGCTAGTGTGCAAATTCGCTACCAAGGCCGGCCTATTCTTGAAGAAGGCTTGTTGCGTTACCTCATTGGCTTCAGACAATTAGGTGAATTCCATGAGCATTGCGTTGAAACTATCTTCACGGATATCAAGCGCCAGTGCAAGCCAGAAAAACTTTCTGTGTATGCCCGTTACACAAGACGCGGCGGCTTAGATATCAACCCATTTCGCACTGACTACAACTCGCCTTGGCCAGAAAACATTCGGCACGCACGGCGATAAACTCTTCCAGAGAATAGGCAAAGAAAAACCCCTTACAGGAAATCTGGAAGGGGTTTTTACTATTTAACCCACCAGCTTATGGCCGATGAATTTTTTGGTATTGCTTAAAACGGAATATCGTCGTCCATTGCGCCCAATGACGCAGCATTTGAGGCTGCTGGAGCGGATTGCTCAGCCGGCTTTGAGCGGCTATAGCTTTCGCCACCGTCACCACTTCCGCCCACTGGCTTGCCACCAAGCATTTGCATTGTCTCTGCAACAATCTCAGTGGAATACTTTTCTTGGCCACTAGCATCAGTCCATTTGCGTGTACGCAAACGACCTTCAACATAAACCTGTGAACCTTTTTTGAGGTACTGACCGGCGATTTCTGCGAGCTTGCCAAAGAATGCAACGCGATGCCATTCTGTGGTTTCTTTCATTTCACCAGTTTGCTTGTCTTTGTAGCGATCAGATGTTGCTACTGAAATGTTTGTAACGGCGTCGCCGCTTGGCATGTACCGTGTTTCTGGATCACGTCCTACGTTACCTACGATGATGACCTTATTTACCGAAGCCATGTTGTCTCCCGAAGAAAAATACTACTGTTATTATTACTGCTAAAAAATAAACTGCTCGCTTAAATTAAATTTATGAAGCTGCGGTTATGTCTTTGTGGCTACATCCTTTGATTCTGTTGCTCTCGTTGGCATTTCACCCATCGACCAAGCAATTATAAGCCAGCAAACTAAGAGTGCTGCACCCATCGCAAAGACCGATAAATCACCATGGCTATCCATTAAATAACCCCCAATTACAGCCCCAGAAAAGAGGCCAATTGATTGAGTGGTGTTGTAAACGCCCAGTGCTGTACCTTTGGATTCTTTTGCAAAACGCGACACCAGGGAAGGCTGCAATGCCTCGAGCAAATTAAAGCCTACAAAATAAATCAGTAGCGCTACTGCAATAGCCATCACAGATGAGGCTTGTGTAAACAACGATTCAGCAATTAACAATAAAACAATCGCAACTAACAACACGGTTCTTAATTTCTGCTTCTTCTCACCGTAAATGATTGCGGGCGCCATAAAGACAAATGAGAGCAGTACAACAGGAAGATAAATTTCCCAATGGGACGAGAGTGGCAACCCTGCCTGCACCAATAAACGTGGCACTACCAAGAACATCGCAACCTGAGTTGCATGCAATACAAATACACCAATATTTAGGCGCATTAATTCAGGCCTAAAGAAAACTTCTTTTAACGAAGCTTGCTGAACTTTTACTTCTGGCTGAGCTGTCGGTAATACGTAAAAAGTTACAAACATGGCAATAACACCCAATGCTGCCAAGACTACGAAAATTCCACTAAGACTGATCACGCGATAAATGGGGGCGGCGATCACTAGAGATAAGGCAAATGACAGGGCAATGCTGCCGCCAACCAAAGCCATAGCCCGGGTACGCACTTGTTCGCGAGTTAAGTCGGCAACCCAGGCAGAAATCGCTGCTGAAACTGCCCCAGCACCCATCACGCCGCGCCCAATGGCAATCCATAGCAAATCATCCTTGGCCGCACAGATCAAGGCGCCAGCTACAAATAAGGACAGACCCCATAAAACAACCGGTTTACGGCCAATTCGGTCAGATAAACGGCCCAAAGGGATATAAAAACAGGCCTGGACGATATTGAAGATGCCAAGGGTCAAACCCACCCAAAGAGCGTGCTCTCCACCCGGTAAGCCTCGCGCATGAATGCTAAAGATGGGC
Above is a window of Polynucleobacter necessarius DNA encoding:
- the ssb gene encoding single-stranded DNA-binding protein → MASVNKVIIVGNVGRDPETRYMPSGDAVTNISVATSDRYKDKQTGEMKETTEWHRVAFFGKLAEIAGQYLKKGSQVYVEGRLRTRKWTDASGQEKYSTEIVAETMQMLGGKPVGGSGDGGESYSRSKPAEQSAPAASNAASLGAMDDDIPF
- the queF gene encoding NADPH-dependent 7-cyano-7-deazaguanine reductase QueF (Catalyzes the NADPH-dependent reduction of 7-cyano-7-deazaguanine (preQ0) to 7-aminomethyl-7-deazaguanine (preQ1) in queuosine biosynthesis); translation: MATLPLGQSTQYPDQYDPNLLFPTPRTENRKKLGLTEGQALPFVGVDIWSAFELSWLNKKGKPQIALAEFQIPADSPNMIESKSFKLYLNSLNSARFEDENEVKEKLIADLSAVAGSKITTRINPTESISKKGMQEMSGILMDRLDIEVDPSLAADPSLLGVNESFGPIEQCLVSHLLKSNCPVTGQPDWASVQIRYQGRPILEEGLLRYLIGFRQLGEFHEHCVETIFTDIKRQCKPEKLSVYARYTRRGGLDINPFRTDYNSPWPENIRHARR
- a CDS encoding 5'-nucleotidase is translated as MSYTLTGKLVVAISSRALFDFEEENRIFESADDSAYMKLQLERLSEAAQKGVAFPLVKKLLAFNDEGEQRVEVVILSRNDPVSGLRVFRSAEHHGLHLERGVFTRGRPPYHYLRSLHANLFLSANEDDVRATIDAGFPAARVYPESSKTAESHPNEIRIAFDGDAVLFSDEAEQVFQKKGLEAFVDHESKMVDIPLPPGPFKPLLEALHRLQRSTSENGMRIRTALVTARSAPAHERAIRTLMAWGIDVDEAMFLGGLSKSEFLREFEPDFFFDDQTGHCQSAASVAPTGHVVSGVSNKAK
- the ilvA gene encoding threonine ammonia-lyase, biosynthetic; its protein translation is MATNYLKKILSARVYDVARETELQLAPELTKRLGNQALLKREDNQPVFSFKLRGAYNKMAHLPPEALKRGVIAASAGNHAQGVALSAAKMKCKAVIVMPVTTPSVKIDAVKARGGSWVEVILHGESYSDAFKHSEILGKKRGLTFVHPFDDPDVIAGQGTIAHEIFTQYEKPIDAVFVAIGGGGLIAGIGEYIKAVSLKTKVIGVQASDSDAMNQSLKANKRIEMKDVGLFSDGTAVKLVGKETFRICKKVVDEIITVDTDEICAAINDVFTDTRSILEPAGALAIAGMKKYVEKKRIKKKTLVAVACGANMNFSRLRFVAERADVGEFREAVFAVTIPEERGSFKRFCELLGKRNVMEFNYRIGDQSEAHIFVGISTQKAGDSEVIAKHFRKAKFATIDLTHDELAKSHLRHMVGGHSALAKDELLYRFEFPERPGALMKFLTSMAPNWNISLFHYRNHGADYGRILVGLQVPKNEQKKFQNFLAGLGYPHWDESNNPAYRLFLK
- a CDS encoding MFS transporter, which encodes MNPSELRSTLALAGIFGLRMLGLFLLLPIFSIHARGLPGGEHALWVGLTLGIFNIVQACFYIPLGRLSDRIGRKPVVLWGLSLFVAGALICAAKDDLLWIAIGRGVMGAGAVSAAISAWVADLTREQVRTRAMALVGGSIALSFALSLVIAAPIYRVISLSGIFVVLAALGVIAMFVTFYVLPTAQPEVKVQQASLKEVFFRPELMRLNIGVFVLHATQVAMFLVVPRLLVQAGLPLSSHWEIYLPVVLLSFVFMAPAIIYGEKKQKLRTVLLVAIVLLLIAESLFTQASSVMAIAVALLIYFVGFNLLEALQPSLVSRFAKESKGTALGVYNTTQSIGLFSGAVIGGYLMDSHGDLSVFAMGAALLVCWLIIAWSMGEMPTRATESKDVATKT